A stretch of the Microtus ochrogaster isolate Prairie Vole_2 chromosome X, MicOch1.0, whole genome shotgun sequence genome encodes the following:
- the Nono gene encoding non-POU domain-containing octamer-binding protein: MRKLFEKYGKAGEVFIHKDKGFGFIRLETRTLAEIAKVELDNMPLRGKQLRVRFACHSASLTVRNLPQYVSNELLEEAFSVFGQVERAVVIVDDRGRPSGKGIVEFSGKPAARKALDRCSEGSFLLTTFPRPVTVEPMDQLDDEEGLPEKLVIKNQQFHKEREQPPRFAQPGSFEYEYAMRWKALIEMEKQQQDQVDRNIKEAREKLEMEMEAARHEHQVMLMRQDLMRRQEELRRMEELHNQEVQKRKQLELRQEEERRRREEEMRRQQEEMMRRQQEGFKGTFPDAREQEIRMGQMAMGGAMGINNRGAMPPAPVPTGTPAPPGPATMMPDGTLGLTPPTTERFGQAATMEGIGAIGGNPPAFNRPAPGAEFAPNKRRRY; encoded by the exons ATGAGGAAACTCTTTGAGAAGTATGGGAAAGCAGGCGAGGTTTTCATTCATAAGGATAAAGGCTTCGGCTTTATTCGCTTG GAAACACGAACCCTAGCGGAAATTGCCAAAGTGGAGTTGGATAATATGCCACTCCGTGGAAAGCAGCTACGTGTGCGCTTTGCCTGTCATAGTGCATCCCTTACAGTCCGCAACCTTCCTCAATATGTGTCCAACGAACTGCTGGAAGAAGCCTTTTCTGTGTTTGGCCAGGTGGAGAGGGCTGTGGTCATTGTGGATGACCGAGGAAGGCCCTCAGGGAAAGGCATTGTTGAGTTCTCAGGGAAGCCAGCTGCTCGGAAAGCTCTGGACAGATGCAGTGAAGGCTCCTTCTTGCTAACCAC ATTTCCTCGGCCTGTGACTGTGGAACCTATGGACCAGTTAGATGATGAGGAGGGACTTCCAGAGAAGCTGGTTATAAAAAACCAGCAATTTCACAA GGAGCGAGAACAGCCACCCAGATTTGCACAGCCAGGGTCCTTTGAGTATGAGTATGCCATGCGCTGGAAGGCACTCATTGAGATGGAGAAGCAACAGCAGGATCAAGTGGACCGCAACATCAAGGAGGCTCGTGAGAagctggagatggagatggaggcagcACGCCATGAGCACCAGGTTATGCTAATGAGGCAGG ATTTGATGAGGCGTCAAGAAGAGCTTCGGAGAATGGAGGAGCTGCATAACCAAGAGGTTCAGAAACGAAAGCAGCTAGAGCTCAg GCAGGAGGAGGAGCGCAGGCGCCGTGAGGAAGAAATGCGGCGGCAACAAGAAGAAATGATGCGGCGACAGCAGGAAGGATTCAAGGGAACCTTCCCTGATGCG AGAGAACAAGAGATACGGATGGGCCAAATGGCTATGGGAG GTGCTATGGGCATAAACAATAGAGGTGCCATGCCCCCTGCTCCTGTGCCAACTGGGACCCCAGCTCCTCCAGGACCTGCCACTAtgatgccagatggaactttgGGATTG acCCCACCAACAACTGAACGTTTCGGCCAAGCTGCTACAATGGAAGGAATTGGAGCAATTGgtggaaatcctcctgctttcAACCGTCCAGCTCCTGGAGCTGAATTTGCTCCAAATAAACGCCGCCGATACTAA
- the Itgb1bp2 gene encoding integrin beta-1-binding protein 2 yields MSLLCHNKGCGQHFDPNINLPDSCHYHPGVPIFHDALKGWSCCRKRTVDFSEFLNIKGCTVGPHCAEKHPEGPATSSLQEQKPLNTIPKSAETLLRERPKAEMPPKLLPLIISQALGVALEQKELDQEPGAGLDSSLIWTGSSCQNPGCDAVYQGPESDSAPCTYHPGAPRFHEGMKSWSCCGIQTLDFGAFLAQPGCRVGRHDWAKQLPASCRHDWHQTDSLIVLTVYGQIPLPAFNWVKASQTELHVHIAFDGNRVFQAQMKLWGVINVEQSSVSLMPSRVEISLVKADPGSWAQLEHPDSLAEKARAGVLLEMDEEESEDSDDDLSWTEEEEEEEEAMGE; encoded by the exons ATGTCTCTGCTCTGCCATAACAAAGGCTGTGGGCAACACTTTGACCCTAATATCAATCTCCCTG ATTCCTGTCACTATCACCCTGGGGTCCCAATCTTCCATGATGCACTTAAG GGTTGGTCCTGCTGCCGAAAGCGAACTGtagatttctctgagttcttaAATATCAAG GGCTGTACTGTGGGACCACACTGTGCTGAGAAGCATCCTGAGGGCCCTGCCACGAGTTCGCTTCAGGAGCAAAAACCTCTGAATACAATTCCAAAGTCAGCAGAGACCTTGCTCCGAGAAAGGCCTAA GGCAGAGATGCCTCCAAAACTGCTGCCACTTATTATATCTCAAGCCCTGGGAGTGGCATTGGAACAGAAGGAACTAgaccaggaacctggagcag GACTTGACAGTAGTCTGATCTGGACTGGTTCCAGCTGCCAGAACCCAGGATGTGATGCT GTTTACCAAGGTCCTGAGAGTGACTCTGCTCCATGTACCTACCACCCAGGGGCACCTCGGTTTCATGAGGG GATGAAGTCTTGGAGCTGTTGTGGTATCCAGACTCTGGATTTTGGGGCATTCCTGGCACAACCAGGATGCAGAGTTGGTAGACATGACTGGGCAAAGCAG CTGCCAGCTTCTTGCCGCCATGATTGGCACCAAACAGATTCCTTGATAGTGCTGACTGTATATGGCCAGATTCCACTTCCTGCATTTAACTGGGTGAAAGCCAGTCAAACTGAG CTTCATGTCCACATTGCCTTTGACGGTAACCGCGTGTTCCAAGCCCAAATGAAGCTCTGGGGG GTCATAAACGTGGAGCAGAGTTCTGTCTCCTTGATGCCATCACGGGTGGAAATCTCCCTGGTCAAGGCTGACCCAGGATCCTGGGCCCAGCTGGAGCACCCCGATTCACTAGCTGAGAAGGCGAGGGCAGGGGTTTTGTTAGAGATGGACGAGGAAGAATCTGAGGATTCAGATGATGACCTGAGctggacagaggaggaggaagaagaggaagaagctaTGGGGGAATAG